The genomic window GCCGTCTCGACCCGGATCTCGGCCGCCTCGGCCGGGGCGGTCACCCGGAGCCGGCGCGCCGCCGGGGCGAGGGTCCCGGCCTGCACCAGCGTGAAGATCACCACCAGCACGAAGACCGCGTCGAAGAGCTGCTCCGCCCCCGGGACCCGCTCGGAGAGCGGGATGGTGGCCAGCACGATCGGCACCGCGCCGCGCAGCCCGGCCCAGGACAGGAACGCCTGCTCGCGCAGGTTGAACCGGAACGGCAGCGCGGAGACCGCCACCGACAGCGGCCGGGCGGCCAGCACCAGGGCCAGGCCGGCCACCACCGCCGGCAGCACCGCGGCGTCCAGCCGGCCCGGCGACACCAGCAGGCCGAGCAGCACGAAGAGGCCGATCTGGGCCAGCCAGGCCAGCCCGTCGGCGAAGCCCAGGATGGCCTGGCGGTGCGGCAGCCGGGCGTTGCCGAGCAGCACCCCGGCGACGTACACGGCGAGGAAACCGGAGGCGTGCAGCACCGCTCCGGCGGCGTACGCGAGCACGGTGAAGCCGACCACCGCGATCGGGTAGAGGCCCGCCGAGGGCAGCGCGGCCCGGCGCAGCACCCACCGACCGGCGATCCCGGCCGCCACCCCGACCGCCACGCCGGCGCCCAGCTCGTACCCGACCAGGAGGACCTCGTACCACCAGGGGTGGGCGGCGGGGGCCGCCCGGGACAGCAGCACCACCAGGATCACCACCGGGGCGTCGTTCATGCCCGACTCGGCCTCCAGGGTGGCGACCAGCCGGGGCGGCAGGCGCAGCCGGCGCAGGGTGGCGAAGACGGCCGCCGCGTCGGTGGAGGAGAGCACCGCGCCGTAGAGCAGCGCCAGCCGCCAGTCCAGGCCGAGCAGCAGGTGCACCACCAGCCCGACGACCACGATGCTGACCACCACGCCGACCGTGGAGAGCGCGGCGGCCAGCCCGAGCACCGGCCGCAGGGTGCTCCACCGGGCGCTCAGCCCGCCCTCGGCGATGATCACGATGAGCGCGCAGAACCCGAGCACCCGGGTTAGTTCGACGTCGTCGAAGCGGATCCCCAGGCCCGCCTCGCCGATCGCCACCCCGAGCGCGAGGTAGACCAGGAGACTGGGCACCCCGAGCCGGGTGGAGAAGCGCACCGCGCCCACCGCCACCAGCAGGACGGCCGCGCCGAGCAGCAGCGCGAGATCCAGCCCGGGGGTCATCCGCGGCCGGCCCGGGCGGCCCTCACTCGGCCGATCCGTCGCGCAGCCGGCGCAGCACCCCGGGCAGCTCCGACGGCGGGCGCTCGACCAGGAAGAGCTTGTCGCGGCTGGCCGCGCCGGTGCGCAGCGAGACCGCCGCCGCCCGGACGCCGAGCGCGTCCGCGAGGGCGCGGCGGGCCGCCTCGGTGGCCCGGCCGTCGACCGCCGGGGCGTTCACGGCGATCACCAGGGCCGGCCCGTGCGGGCCGTCGAAGCGGCCGCCGACCCGGGCCCGGGAGGCGCCGGGCTTGACCCGTACCGCGACGGTGAGCGTGTCGTCCATGGGAACCGGCACTCAGCTCGGTCGCGAGTCGGCGAGCAGCGCGGTGGCCGGGGCGCACCGGGCGCATGGGGTGAAGCCCAGCTCGACCGCCTCGGCCACCGGGATCCGGGACGGCACCCGGTCGAGCAGGTGCGGGCAACTGGCGAGGTGGTACCGCGGTCGGCCCTGCACCACGTGGACCGGGGTGGCCAGTTGGGCGACGAGCGCCTCGTCGTCGGGCCGGACCTGCTGGGCGTCCGGTTCGTCGAACGGCTCGTCGGTGCCGGGCCCCGGCGCCGGCCGTGGCCGCAGGTCGGAGCCCGACGGCGCACCGGGCGGTTGCCGCCACCCGGTGCCAACCGTCGGAGGGACGTGCTGCAGCGGAATCTCCGGCTCCCCGACGCCCGCGCCGTACGCCATGCGCGGCCCTGCCGGCCCGGCCGGACGCGTCCGGCCGGTCGCCGCCCGGGTGGCGGCTGCCTGGCGGGCACCCACGACGAGGGTGACGGCGGCCAGCAGGCTGGCCGCGATGGAGGTGATCAGCAGCGGGCTCGACCCGCCG from Micromonospora kangleipakensis includes these protein-coding regions:
- a CDS encoding potassium/proton antiporter, yielding MTPGLDLALLLGAAVLLVAVGAVRFSTRLGVPSLLVYLALGVAIGEAGLGIRFDDVELTRVLGFCALIVIIAEGGLSARWSTLRPVLGLAAALSTVGVVVSIVVVGLVVHLLLGLDWRLALLYGAVLSSTDAAAVFATLRRLRLPPRLVATLEAESGMNDAPVVILVVLLSRAAPAAHPWWYEVLLVGYELGAGVAVGVAAGIAGRWVLRRAALPSAGLYPIAVVGFTVLAYAAGAVLHASGFLAVYVAGVLLGNARLPHRQAILGFADGLAWLAQIGLFVLLGLLVSPGRLDAAVLPAVVAGLALVLAARPLSVAVSALPFRFNLREQAFLSWAGLRGAVPIVLATIPLSERVPGAEQLFDAVFVLVVIFTLVQAGTLAPAARRLRVTAPAEAAEIRVETAPLERMRADLLQLEVPPGSRLGGVHVDELRLPVGASVTLVLRDGSGFVPGPDTRLKVGDSLLIVATAEVRDEVERRLRAVSRRGRLARWFGEYGEDRDE
- a CDS encoding DUF167 domain-containing protein: MDDTLTVAVRVKPGASRARVGGRFDGPHGPALVIAVNAPAVDGRATEAARRALADALGVRAAAVSLRTGAASRDKLFLVERPPSELPGVLRRLRDGSAE